In Papaver somniferum cultivar HN1 unplaced genomic scaffold, ASM357369v1 unplaced-scaffold_135, whole genome shotgun sequence, one DNA window encodes the following:
- the LOC113334014 gene encoding uncharacterized protein LOC113334014 translates to MSNLMSKLISSQQVAHIKGKCIQEKILLASDMVNEMKKKRRGGNVGLKLDISQAYDSNWEFLLKVLSKYGFSNSWCEWLHTIFKSAKISVMINGGTQGFFCTERGLRQGDPLSPILFVLMEDVVSRNLTQMVQNGDIEPMVIRKGQLINTAKSKLFIEGTTSVRKIQIQQMIQMDISSFPDKYLGIILHPGRVKASTIWPMVEMMQKKLAAWKGLAGFGVVVRDHLCQVICTLTGGLGITTNYIAEVFAITCAAELAVEWKLGNIILISDSQTVINEFTSGKIPWFIKNEMEKTS, encoded by the exons ATGAGTAACTTAATGTCAAAGCTAATTTCTTCTCAACAAGTTGCACACATCAAAGGCAAATgcattcaagagaaaattcttctaGCTTCTGATATGGTAAAtgagatgaaaaagaaaagaaggggtGGAAATGTGGGGCTAAAATTAGATATTTCACAGGCATATGATTCAAACTGGGAATTCCTTCTGAAGGTACTAAGTAAATATGGATTTTCCAATTCTTGGTGTGAATGGCTACATACTATTTTTAAGTCAGCAAAGATCTCAGTCATGATCAATGGAGGTACTCAAGGTTTCTTCTGTACTGAAAGGGGtttaagacaaggagatcccttGTCACCAATTCTTTTTGTCTTGATGGAGGATGTTGTAAGCAGAAATTTAACTCAAATGGTGCAAAATGGAGATATTGAACCCATGGTTATTAGAAAAG GTCAATTGATCAACACAGCAAAGAGCAAACTTTTTATTGAAGGCACTACATCTGTCAGAAAAATTCAGATTCAGCAAATGATACAGATGGATATCAGTAGCTTCCCAGACAAATACCTTGGAATTATTCTTCATCCTGGTAGAGTTAAAGCTTCCACAATATGGCCAATGGTGGAGATGATGCAAAAGAAGCTAGCAGCTTGGAAGG GATTAGCAGGATTTGGGGTTGTAGTCAGAGATCATTTGTGTCAGGTAATCTGCACTCTAACTGGAGGTTTGGGGATTACCACTAATTACATTGCAGAAGTCTTTGCTATAACTTGTGCTGCTGAATTAGCTGTTGAATGGAAACTTGGGAACATAATCCTCATCTCAGATTCTCAAACAGTCATAAATGAATTTACTTCTGgtaaaattccttggttcattaaAAATGAGATGGAGAAGACCAGCTAG